A single window of Rhizobium indicum DNA harbors:
- the clpB gene encoding ATP-dependent chaperone ClpB has product MNIEKYSERVRGFIQSAQTYALAQGHQQFTPEHVLKVLLDDDQGMAASLIERAGGDAKAARLANDAALAKLPKISGGNGNIYLAQPLAKVLSTAEEAAKKAGDSFVTVERLLQALAIESSASTFSTLKNAGVTAQGLNQVINDIRKGRTADSSNAEQGFDSLKKFARDLTAEAREGRLDPVIGRDDEIRRTIQVLSRRTKNNPVLIGEPGVGKTAIVEGLALRIVNGDVPESLKDKKLMALDMGALIAGAKYRGEFEERLKAVLNEVQAENGEIILFIDEMHTLVGAGKADGAMDASNLLKPALARGELHCVGATTLDEYRKHVEKDPALARRFQPVVVDEPTVEDTISILRGLKEKYEQHHKVRIADAALVAAATLSNRYITDRFLPDKAIDLMDEAAARLRMQVDSKPEELDELDRRIMQLKIEREALKKETDVASADRLKRLETEVTDLEEQADALTARWQAEKQKLGLAADLKKQLDDARNELAIAQRKGEFQRAGELTYGVIPDLEKQLVDAEKQDGDRGAMVQEVVTPDNIAHVVSRWTGIPVDRMLEGERDKLLRMEDELAKSVIGQGDAVQAVSRAVRRARAGLQDPNRPIGSFIFLGPTGVGKTELTKALARFLFDDETAMVRMDMSEYMEKHSVARLIGAPPGYVGYDEGGALTEAVRRRPYQVVLFDEIEKAHPDVFNILLQVLDDGRLTDGQGRTVDFRNTMIIMTSNLGAEYLTQLRDGDDSDTVREQVMEVVRGHFRPEFLNRIDEIILFHRLKREEMGAIVDIQLKRLVALLSERKIVIDLDEEARHWLANKGYDPVYGARPLKRVIQKFVQDPLAEQILSGQVPDGSTVTVTSGSDRLQFRTRQTVSEAA; this is encoded by the coding sequence ATGAATATCGAGAAATATTCGGAGCGGGTGCGCGGTTTCATCCAGTCCGCCCAGACCTATGCGTTGGCGCAGGGTCACCAGCAATTTACGCCGGAACATGTGCTGAAAGTCCTGCTCGACGACGATCAGGGCATGGCGGCGTCGCTGATCGAGCGCGCCGGCGGCGATGCCAAGGCCGCCCGCCTGGCCAATGACGCGGCTCTCGCCAAATTGCCGAAGATCTCCGGCGGCAACGGCAATATCTATCTGGCACAACCACTCGCCAAGGTGCTTTCGACCGCCGAAGAAGCGGCGAAGAAGGCTGGCGACAGCTTCGTCACGGTCGAGCGCCTGCTGCAGGCGCTGGCGATCGAATCCTCGGCCTCGACCTTTTCGACGCTGAAGAACGCAGGCGTGACGGCCCAGGGCCTCAACCAGGTCATCAACGACATCCGCAAGGGTCGGACGGCGGATTCCTCCAATGCCGAGCAGGGTTTCGACTCGCTGAAAAAGTTCGCACGCGATCTCACTGCCGAAGCCCGTGAGGGTAGGCTCGACCCGGTCATCGGCCGCGATGACGAAATCCGCCGCACCATCCAGGTGCTTTCGCGCCGTACCAAGAACAATCCTGTGCTGATCGGAGAACCCGGCGTCGGCAAGACTGCGATCGTCGAGGGCCTGGCGCTGCGCATCGTCAACGGTGACGTGCCGGAATCGCTCAAGGACAAGAAACTGATGGCGCTCGATATGGGCGCGCTGATTGCCGGTGCGAAATACCGCGGCGAATTCGAGGAGCGGCTGAAGGCCGTGCTCAACGAGGTCCAGGCGGAAAACGGCGAGATCATCCTGTTCATCGACGAGATGCATACGCTGGTGGGCGCCGGCAAGGCGGATGGGGCGATGGATGCCTCGAACCTCCTGAAGCCGGCCCTTGCCCGCGGTGAGCTGCATTGCGTCGGCGCGACCACGCTCGACGAATATCGCAAACATGTCGAGAAGGATCCGGCCCTTGCCCGCCGCTTCCAGCCCGTTGTCGTCGACGAACCGACGGTCGAAGACACGATCTCGATCCTGCGCGGCCTGAAGGAAAAATACGAGCAGCATCACAAGGTGCGCATCGCCGATGCGGCGCTGGTGGCGGCTGCGACACTTTCCAACCGCTATATCACCGACCGTTTCCTACCCGACAAGGCGATCGACCTGATGGACGAGGCGGCGGCGCGGTTGCGCATGCAGGTTGATTCCAAGCCGGAAGAACTCGACGAACTCGACCGTCGCATCATGCAGCTGAAGATCGAGCGCGAAGCGCTGAAAAAGGAAACGGACGTCGCGTCCGCCGACCGGCTGAAGCGGCTTGAAACCGAAGTGACCGATCTCGAGGAACAGGCCGATGCGCTGACGGCCCGCTGGCAGGCGGAAAAGCAGAAACTCGGCCTTGCCGCCGATCTCAAGAAGCAGCTCGATGATGCCCGCAACGAACTGGCGATCGCCCAGCGCAAAGGCGAATTCCAGCGTGCCGGCGAGCTGACCTACGGCGTCATTCCCGACCTTGAGAAGCAGCTCGTCGATGCCGAGAAGCAGGATGGCGACCGCGGCGCGATGGTGCAGGAGGTGGTCACCCCCGATAACATCGCCCATGTCGTTTCCCGCTGGACCGGCATTCCGGTCGATAGGATGCTAGAGGGCGAACGCGATAAGCTGCTCCGGATGGAAGACGAACTGGCGAAATCGGTGATCGGCCAGGGCGATGCGGTTCAGGCCGTGTCGCGCGCCGTTCGCCGCGCGCGCGCCGGCCTGCAGGATCCGAACCGGCCGATCGGCTCGTTCATCTTCCTCGGTCCGACCGGCGTCGGCAAGACGGAGCTCACTAAGGCGCTCGCCCGCTTCCTCTTCGACGACGAAACGGCGATGGTGCGCATGGACATGTCGGAATATATGGAGAAGCACTCCGTTGCCCGGCTGATCGGCGCGCCTCCCGGCTACGTCGGTTATGACGAAGGCGGAGCGCTGACGGAAGCCGTGCGCCGCAGGCCCTATCAGGTCGTGCTGTTCGACGAGATCGAAAAGGCGCATCCCGACGTCTTCAACATCCTGCTGCAGGTGCTGGACGATGGACGCTTGACCGACGGTCAGGGCCGGACGGTCGATTTCCGCAACACGATGATCATCATGACCTCGAACCTCGGCGCCGAATATCTGACGCAACTGAGGGACGGCGACGACAGCGACACGGTTCGCGAGCAGGTGATGGAGGTCGTGCGCGGGCATTTCCGGCCGGAATTCCTGAACCGCATCGACGAGATCATTCTGTTCCATCGCCTGAAGCGCGAGGAGATGGGCGCGATCGTCGATATCCAGCTGAAGCGGCTGGTAGCTCTGCTGTCAGAGCGCAAGATCGTCATCGATCTCGACGAGGAAGCCCGCCACTGGCTGGCGAACAAGGGTTACGATCCGGTCTACGGCGCAAGGCCGCTGAAGCGGGTGATCCAGAAGTTCGTGCAGGATCCGCTGGCCGAGCAGATCCTGTCTGGCCAAGTGCCGGATGGATCGACGGTGACGGTGACGAGCGGTTCGGACCGGCTGCAGTTCAGGACGAGGCAGACGGTGAGCGAAGCAGCATAA
- a CDS encoding M23 family metallopeptidase produces the protein MMTEKMMIRSLGNEPPLLADGRRAPDRREVSLRWLSGTFLTGITSSVLMGVALFAALDGRQQLAIPAEAYASVAADAHEDTTVVRGGRLIAPAIAAKPSDRAIMEVSTVVHDGEKEVVRRQPFAHVKMTLAANHVATEDYPDFDPLAIFSADEPQPAPQSRTGALYGSDVESEVSLKTIPFPTGKTSMQMASGLSLEEVEENVRSNGSVLTDGNTQLAALYYVDPRRFSNEDADVDLTAGLSARVLEQNMTVSASESITPQTEEFADDILPVRVDTPIAKALTDSGYPQQYADGIAGYIAQQLGSGDLDKGDVLRIGIIQKGEQAKIIRASVYRGTRHLVTVAVDDKGRYVPGSEPPMLDAIATAFDDNSFAPPPGQNLPRVYDGIYRAALSYGMTKDMTALIIKLLASNVDFQAQLRPTDSLEAFFSVADSAGQATEDSELLYVNARFGDTQTRFYRFQDPDDGTVDYFDENGKSIRQFLLRNPVPNGIFKSGFGMRRHPILGFARMHTGVDWAAPRGTAIIAAGNGTVEKAGWDSGGYGNQTIVRHANGYESSYNHQSAIAKGVVPGAKIRQGQVIGWVGTTGESTGPHLHYELIVNGTKVDPLRIRLPGGKSLQGEALAKFEDERKRIDTLLNNQTPDQVASK, from the coding sequence ATGATGACGGAGAAAATGATGATCCGCTCGTTAGGCAACGAGCCTCCGCTTCTGGCCGACGGCAGACGCGCGCCCGACCGGCGCGAAGTTTCCTTGCGTTGGCTCTCGGGCACGTTCCTCACCGGCATTACATCTTCCGTCCTGATGGGGGTTGCTCTTTTTGCCGCCCTTGACGGCCGCCAGCAATTGGCGATCCCCGCCGAAGCCTATGCAAGTGTTGCGGCAGACGCGCATGAGGATACGACGGTGGTCCGCGGTGGCCGGCTGATCGCGCCCGCCATCGCCGCAAAGCCGTCCGACCGTGCCATCATGGAAGTCTCAACCGTCGTCCACGACGGCGAAAAGGAAGTCGTGCGCCGCCAGCCCTTCGCACATGTGAAGATGACGCTGGCCGCCAACCATGTGGCGACGGAAGATTATCCCGACTTCGATCCCCTGGCGATCTTTTCCGCCGACGAGCCGCAGCCCGCGCCGCAAAGCCGCACCGGCGCGCTTTACGGCTCCGACGTCGAATCCGAAGTCAGCCTGAAGACCATTCCCTTCCCGACCGGCAAGACCAGCATGCAGATGGCATCCGGCCTGTCGCTCGAGGAGGTCGAAGAGAATGTGCGCTCCAACGGCTCGGTGCTGACCGACGGCAACACTCAGCTGGCAGCCCTTTATTACGTCGATCCGCGTCGTTTCTCCAACGAGGACGCCGATGTCGATCTGACCGCCGGTCTGTCCGCCCGCGTGCTCGAACAGAACATGACGGTCTCCGCATCGGAATCGATCACGCCGCAGACCGAAGAATTCGCCGACGACATCCTGCCGGTGCGCGTCGACACGCCGATCGCCAAGGCGCTGACGGATTCAGGCTATCCGCAGCAATATGCCGATGGCATTGCCGGCTATATCGCGCAGCAGCTGGGTTCCGGTGATCTCGACAAGGGCGACGTACTGCGCATCGGCATCATTCAGAAGGGCGAACAGGCAAAGATCATCCGAGCCAGCGTCTATCGCGGCACGCGCCATCTCGTCACCGTGGCCGTCGACGACAAGGGCAGGTACGTGCCCGGCAGCGAGCCGCCGATGCTGGATGCCATCGCCACCGCCTTCGATGACAATTCCTTCGCACCGCCCCCCGGCCAGAACCTGCCGCGCGTCTATGACGGCATCTATCGTGCTGCCCTTTCCTACGGCATGACGAAGGATATGACGGCGCTGATCATCAAGCTGCTCGCCAGCAATGTCGATTTCCAGGCGCAGCTGAGGCCGACCGACAGTCTCGAAGCCTTCTTCTCCGTCGCCGACAGCGCCGGTCAGGCGACCGAGGATTCCGAACTGCTCTATGTCAACGCCCGTTTCGGCGATACGCAGACGCGCTTCTACCGTTTCCAGGACCCCGACGACGGCACGGTCGATTATTTCGACGAGAACGGCAAGAGCATCCGCCAGTTCCTGCTGCGCAACCCGGTTCCGAACGGCATCTTCAAATCCGGCTTCGGCATGCGCCGCCACCCGATCCTCGGTTTCGCCCGCATGCACACCGGCGTCGATTGGGCAGCACCGCGCGGCACGGCGATCATCGCCGCCGGCAACGGTACGGTCGAAAAAGCCGGCTGGGATTCCGGCGGTTACGGCAACCAGACGATCGTGCGCCATGCCAACGGCTATGAATCCTCCTACAATCACCAGAGCGCCATCGCCAAGGGCGTCGTCCCCGGTGCCAAGATCCGCCAGGGTCAGGTGATCGGCTGGGTCGGCACGACCGGCGAATCCACCGGCCCTCACCTGCATTACGAGCTGATCGTCAACGGCACCAAGGTCGATCCGCTGCGCATCCGCCTGCCGGGCGGCAAATCGCTGCAGGGCGAGGCGCTGGCGAAATTCGAAGACGAGCGCAAACGCATCGATACGCTGCTCAACAACCAGACGCCGGACCAGGTGGCGAGCAAGTAG
- the nuoH gene encoding NADH-quinone oxidoreductase subunit NuoH, whose protein sequence is MELIVALGLIVLKVAFLIAILLLLPLPLTWLERKIAGHMQQRMGPMRVGWHGLLQPVADGIKLLTKEDHIPAEADRFLFKLAPILALAPPFVVFVAIPFGETVSVLGHEITLYVSNMNVALLFVFSVIGIEVYGVIFGGWASNSKYAVLGSLRTCAQMISYEIPMGFAVIGVVMLAQSMSLLEIVRAQADVWNIVYQPVGFFVFFIAGLAEAQRIPFDLAEAEGDLGAGFHTEYSGIRFAFFMVSEYAIVLLVSVLVVILFFGGWNGVLIPLPPLLWFVLKVAFFVYVFIWFRFTFPRYRYDQLMAIGWKVLLPLSMANIIITGVLLGVVAAP, encoded by the coding sequence ATGGAACTTATCGTCGCCCTTGGCCTGATCGTCTTGAAGGTCGCGTTCCTGATTGCGATCCTGCTGTTGCTACCCTTGCCGCTAACCTGGCTGGAACGCAAGATCGCCGGGCACATGCAGCAGCGGATGGGGCCGATGCGCGTGGGATGGCACGGGCTGTTGCAGCCGGTAGCGGACGGAATCAAGCTCCTGACCAAAGAGGATCACATCCCGGCCGAGGCCGACCGGTTCCTGTTCAAACTGGCGCCAATCCTGGCGCTCGCCCCGCCCTTTGTGGTGTTCGTCGCGATCCCCTTCGGCGAAACTGTCTCGGTCCTCGGCCACGAGATCACGCTCTACGTCTCCAACATGAATGTGGCGCTCCTTTTCGTTTTCTCGGTGATCGGGATCGAGGTTTATGGCGTCATCTTCGGCGGCTGGGCCTCCAACAGCAAATACGCTGTCCTGGGCAGCCTCAGAACCTGCGCGCAGATGATCAGCTACGAAATCCCGATGGGGTTCGCGGTCATCGGCGTGGTCATGCTGGCGCAATCCATGAGCCTTCTCGAGATCGTGCGGGCGCAGGCCGATGTCTGGAACATCGTCTACCAACCGGTCGGATTCTTCGTGTTCTTCATCGCTGGATTGGCCGAAGCGCAGCGCATTCCCTTCGACCTGGCGGAAGCGGAAGGCGATCTAGGGGCCGGGTTCCATACCGAATACAGCGGTATCCGCTTTGCCTTCTTCATGGTTAGCGAATATGCCATCGTATTGCTTGTGTCTGTCCTGGTGGTGATCCTGTTCTTCGGCGGTTGGAACGGAGTTCTGATTCCCTTGCCACCGCTCCTGTGGTTTGTGCTCAAGGTCGCGTTCTTCGTCTATGTGTTTATCTGGTTCCGCTTCACTTTCCCCCGCTACCGCTACGACCAACTGATGGCGATCGGATGGAAAGTCTTGCTTCCTCTTTCAATGGCGAACATAATTATAACCGGTGTACTTTTAGGGGTCGTAGCGGCTCCGTAG
- a CDS encoding NADH-quinone oxidoreductase subunit I, which translates to MSRAQDRVGTWIGWAFFADLASALALTLGYMFSRSVTMQYPDKEKWLPYSRYRGHHFLTRDEEGEIKCVACELCARICPCDCIEVVPYEDEKGKRHPAKFEIDTARCLFCGLCEDACPADAIALGQQYEFSSFSSADLVIGRDDLLAKPGKAATGGGVVAARLNTKKDVLVETKETQGYNWWRNIRRT; encoded by the coding sequence ATGTCGCGCGCGCAGGACAGAGTTGGAACATGGATTGGTTGGGCGTTCTTTGCCGATCTGGCGAGCGCCTTGGCTCTGACCTTGGGCTACATGTTCTCCAGATCCGTGACCATGCAGTATCCGGACAAGGAAAAGTGGCTGCCCTACTCCCGCTATCGCGGGCATCACTTCCTGACGCGTGATGAAGAGGGCGAGATCAAGTGCGTGGCCTGCGAACTCTGCGCGCGGATCTGTCCCTGCGACTGTATCGAAGTCGTCCCCTACGAGGACGAGAAGGGCAAGCGGCACCCGGCCAAATTCGAGATCGACACGGCCCGCTGCCTGTTCTGCGGGCTGTGCGAGGACGCCTGCCCGGCGGACGCGATCGCGCTTGGCCAACAATACGAATTCTCGAGTTTTTCCTCAGCTGACCTGGTGATCGGGCGCGACGACCTGCTCGCCAAGCCGGGTAAGGCGGCAACCGGCGGCGGCGTGGTTGCCGCGCGCCTGAATACGAAGAAGGACGTACTTGTCGAGACGAAAGAGACGCAGGGCTACAACTGGTGGCGGAATATTCGGCGAACATGA
- a CDS encoding CBS domain-containing protein, producing MFVGEIMKNKGVGVIAVAPDQTMVEVLRLFRDNNIGFVVVSRSNSKYLGTLSERDCCNAVAEYGAEAAAMRVADIMNRNVATCSTQDLLPVAMGIMTQRRTRHVLVTDGGDVVGVVSIGDVVKHRLDEAQRTEQDLQDYICGTRYH from the coding sequence ATGTTTGTCGGTGAAATCATGAAGAACAAGGGTGTCGGTGTCATCGCAGTCGCTCCCGATCAGACGATGGTGGAGGTACTGAGGTTGTTTCGAGACAACAATATCGGCTTCGTCGTCGTGAGCCGATCGAACAGCAAATACCTCGGTACGCTGTCGGAGCGGGACTGCTGCAATGCGGTGGCGGAATACGGGGCTGAGGCGGCGGCGATGCGGGTCGCGGACATCATGAACCGCAATGTGGCGACGTGTTCGACACAAGATTTGCTGCCCGTCGCGATGGGGATCATGACCCAGCGGCGTACGCGCCATGTGCTGGTCACGGATGGAGGCGACGTTGTCGGCGTGGTCAGCATCGGCGACGTGGTTAAACACAGGCTCGACGAAGCGCAGCGTACAGAGCAGGATCTGCAGGATTACATATGCGGGACCAGGTATCACTGA
- the nuoG gene encoding NADH-quinone oxidoreductase subunit NuoG, whose translation MLKVTIDEQTLEVEAGSTVLQAAQRLGIDVPTFCYLKRLPPLASCRMCLVEIEGVRRLQPSCATAVTDGMVVRTNTPLIEETRSSMLDMLLANHPLDCPICDKGGECELQDMVMAYGPRESQFRDDKRVFHSEDIRLSPVIIMNVNRCIQCQRCVRMCEEVVGAVALGTVEKGMDTAVTGFEGSLASCDQCGNCVEVCPVGALMSFPYRYKARPWDLVETDTVCPHCGTGCQLTVGTRKGEFMRVRSKWDEGVNHETLCVRGRFGLDFVASRDRIKQPMIRQDGALVPVSWDEAGDYLRRRLLAVESKAAGGLASPRLPNEVLYQFQKLMRTVFRTNNIDCSSRWAAPFDTLGPLLGTFYSRTPLDDVIGNDCVLVVGGNITEENPVTEYLLRDGARRRQTGLLMLSARPSRLDADARVVVRVPPGGEAASLAAVVAGLVAAAGQALPGGAFADIDAAIGRPAAGAGSDGPDRLAAALKEGRSVTVLVSVDLLRSPEARATLQQLNNLLHVLRLLGKGPAMQFLFDRANQMGAWDMGVLPAALPGLRAVADDATRATLARNWGAEIPSEPGADLDAMLELCVGGRMGALYIVGTDPLVAYPDRDFVTRALGAADLLIVQDAFLTDTAGMAEVVLPAAGYGEESGTFTNNEGRIQNVRKFSEPVFEARGNLAIVDFVAALRNQALRPSTQAEIFDEIARLLPAYQGLTQDGLGADGAFTKAVPTLPAGVFLAPPPVPTAADRLMLITGDCLFHNGYLSERSDILNTVANDPYVAMSAQDTAELGLSDGDQVIVRSGQGELTAQLKVDRRFPKGLVFVPENYRALRLNSLLRRGEYPCAVEVQKAHATLEVDRPGQIWRGV comes from the coding sequence ATGCTTAAAGTCACGATCGACGAACAAACGCTGGAAGTTGAGGCTGGCTCGACTGTGCTGCAGGCCGCCCAGCGTTTGGGCATCGACGTCCCGACCTTCTGCTATCTGAAGCGGCTGCCGCCGCTGGCTTCGTGCCGCATGTGCCTGGTGGAGATCGAGGGCGTGCGGCGGTTGCAGCCGTCCTGCGCCACTGCGGTCACCGATGGCATGGTCGTGCGGACGAACACGCCTCTGATCGAGGAAACGCGCTCTTCCATGCTCGACATGCTGCTCGCCAACCACCCCCTCGACTGCCCGATCTGCGACAAGGGCGGCGAATGCGAGCTTCAGGACATGGTAATGGCCTACGGGCCCCGCGAAAGCCAATTCCGCGATGACAAACGTGTGTTCCACTCCGAGGACATTCGTCTGAGCCCGGTCATCATCATGAACGTCAACCGCTGCATCCAGTGCCAGCGCTGCGTCCGGATGTGTGAGGAGGTCGTCGGCGCGGTGGCGCTGGGCACCGTCGAAAAAGGCATGGATACCGCCGTCACCGGCTTCGAGGGCAGTCTGGCGAGTTGCGACCAGTGCGGCAATTGCGTCGAGGTCTGCCCGGTCGGCGCGCTGATGAGCTTCCCCTACCGCTACAAGGCGCGCCCCTGGGATCTCGTAGAGACCGACACGGTCTGCCCGCATTGTGGCACCGGTTGCCAGCTGACGGTGGGCACGCGCAAGGGCGAGTTCATGCGGGTGCGCTCGAAGTGGGACGAAGGTGTCAACCACGAAACTCTCTGCGTGCGAGGACGCTTCGGTCTCGATTTCGTTGCAAGCCGGGACCGGATCAAGCAGCCAATGATCCGTCAGGATGGCGCCCTGGTTCCGGTTTCCTGGGACGAAGCGGGGGACTATCTGCGCCGGCGACTGTTGGCCGTCGAGAGCAAGGCTGCCGGCGGGCTGGCCTCGCCTCGCCTGCCCAACGAGGTGCTTTATCAGTTCCAGAAGCTGATGCGAACAGTATTCCGGACCAACAACATTGATTGTTCGTCACGCTGGGCCGCGCCCTTCGATACGCTCGGCCCGCTATTGGGAACTTTCTACAGCCGCACGCCGCTGGACGACGTAATCGGCAACGACTGCGTGCTCGTCGTCGGAGGCAATATAACCGAGGAGAACCCGGTCACCGAATACCTGCTGCGGGACGGCGCGCGGCGGCGGCAGACCGGATTGCTCATGCTATCGGCGCGGCCATCGCGTCTGGACGCCGATGCCAGGGTGGTGGTTCGTGTGCCTCCGGGCGGAGAAGCGGCAAGCCTTGCGGCGGTGGTGGCCGGTCTCGTGGCGGCAGCTGGTCAGGCCTTGCCGGGCGGCGCTTTTGCGGACATCGACGCGGCAATCGGCAGGCCGGCGGCGGGCGCCGGCAGTGACGGGCCGGATCGCCTGGCCGCCGCGCTCAAGGAAGGCCGCAGCGTCACCGTGCTTGTCAGCGTCGACCTCCTGAGATCACCCGAAGCGCGCGCGACGCTGCAGCAGCTCAACAACCTGCTGCACGTTCTCCGCCTGCTCGGCAAAGGCCCGGCGATGCAGTTTCTCTTCGACCGTGCCAACCAGATGGGCGCCTGGGACATGGGGGTCCTGCCGGCGGCTCTGCCGGGGCTGCGGGCGGTCGCCGATGACGCGACGCGCGCAACTCTTGCACGAAACTGGGGCGCCGAAATCCCGTCTGAACCCGGCGCGGATCTCGACGCCATGCTGGAGCTCTGCGTCGGTGGGCGGATGGGCGCGCTCTACATCGTCGGAACCGACCCCCTGGTCGCCTATCCCGACCGGGACTTTGTGACGCGGGCGCTTGGCGCCGCCGATCTCCTGATCGTGCAGGACGCGTTCCTCACGGATACGGCGGGCATGGCCGAGGTCGTCTTGCCCGCGGCGGGCTACGGCGAGGAATCCGGAACGTTCACCAACAACGAGGGTCGGATCCAGAATGTTCGCAAATTCAGTGAGCCCGTTTTCGAGGCGCGAGGCAATCTGGCGATTGTCGACTTCGTCGCGGCGCTACGCAACCAGGCGCTGCGGCCATCGACGCAAGCCGAAATTTTCGACGAGATTGCCCGGCTGCTTCCGGCCTATCAGGGGTTGACGCAGGACGGGCTTGGCGCCGACGGCGCATTCACCAAGGCGGTGCCAACATTACCGGCTGGCGTGTTCCTTGCGCCGCCACCCGTTCCAACAGCAGCCGACCGGCTCATGCTGATCACCGGCGACTGCCTGTTCCACAACGGATATCTTTCCGAACGGTCGGACATCCTGAACACGGTCGCCAACGATCCCTATGTCGCGATGAGCGCGCAGGATACCGCAGAGCTTGGCCTTTCGGATGGTGATCAGGTAATCGTGCGTTCCGGCCAGGGCGAACTGACGGCGCAGCTCAAGGTCGACAGGCGGTTTCCCAAGGGCCTCGTCTTCGTTCCGGAAAACTATAGAGCCTTGCGTCTCAACAGCCTGCTGCGGCGGGGCGAATATCCATGCGCGGTGGAAGTCCAGAAGGCGCATGCGACTCTTGAGGTCGACCGCCCGGGCCAGATCTGGCGTGGGGTCTGA
- the nuoF gene encoding NADH-quinone oxidoreductase subunit NuoF, with protein MFEPVLLKNVAAPDSHLLSTYEAGGGYQALAKALREYTPDEVVNLVKQSNLRGRGGAGFPTGMKWSFVPKQVDKPKYLCCNADEGEPGTFKDRIIMERDPHQLIEGLAVSAYAIGAKTAYVYIRGEYVTAIRRLEQAIAEAHEKGYLGTGILGSNFDFAVHIHCGAGAYICGEETAMLESLEGKRAQPRLKPPFPAVAGLYASPTVINNVETLACVPHIVARGADWFRGIGPDKSPGPKLYCLSGQVRKPGLYELPMGIPLRELVEEHAGGALPGRKIKAVIPGGVSAPVIPEHGLDVRMDFDSLAAAGSMLGSAGVIVIDDSTCMVKVATRIMEFFHHESCGKCTPCREGLNWVVKVLRRVEGGDGAPGDLEQLEMLCKGIFGNTFCALGDGAAMGLRAALAHFRNEFVAHVEERRCPFH; from the coding sequence ATGTTCGAGCCGGTTCTCCTCAAGAATGTCGCCGCGCCGGACAGTCACCTGCTGTCGACCTACGAGGCTGGCGGCGGCTACCAGGCACTGGCGAAGGCGCTGCGCGAATACACGCCTGACGAGGTCGTTAACCTCGTCAAACAGTCCAACCTGCGCGGTCGCGGCGGTGCCGGATTCCCGACGGGCATGAAATGGAGTTTCGTGCCGAAGCAGGTCGACAAGCCGAAATATCTTTGCTGCAACGCCGATGAGGGCGAGCCAGGCACCTTCAAGGACCGGATCATCATGGAGCGCGATCCGCATCAACTCATCGAGGGGCTGGCGGTAAGCGCCTATGCGATTGGGGCCAAAACCGCCTATGTCTACATCCGCGGAGAATATGTGACGGCGATCCGTCGCCTGGAGCAGGCGATCGCCGAGGCACACGAAAAGGGTTATCTGGGAACGGGCATTCTGGGCTCGAATTTCGATTTCGCCGTCCACATCCACTGCGGCGCAGGCGCCTATATCTGCGGCGAGGAGACTGCGATGCTCGAGTCGCTCGAGGGCAAGCGGGCGCAGCCGCGATTGAAGCCGCCGTTTCCGGCCGTGGCCGGGCTCTACGCCAGCCCGACTGTGATCAACAATGTCGAGACGCTGGCCTGCGTGCCGCATATCGTGGCGCGGGGCGCGGACTGGTTCCGCGGCATCGGCCCGGACAAGAGCCCCGGCCCGAAGCTCTACTGCCTCAGTGGGCAGGTGCGCAAACCCGGCCTCTACGAGTTGCCGATGGGCATACCACTGCGCGAGCTGGTCGAGGAACATGCCGGTGGGGCCTTGCCGGGACGCAAGATCAAGGCGGTGATCCCGGGCGGGGTCTCAGCGCCGGTCATCCCTGAGCACGGGCTGGACGTGAGGATGGATTTTGACTCGCTGGCTGCCGCCGGCTCGATGCTCGGTTCGGCTGGCGTTATCGTGATCGACGATAGCACCTGCATGGTCAAGGTCGCCACCAGGATCATGGAGTTCTTCCACCATGAGTCCTGCGGCAAGTGCACGCCCTGCCGGGAAGGATTGAACTGGGTCGTGAAGGTCCTGCGCCGGGTTGAAGGCGGGGATGGCGCACCCGGCGATCTGGAGCAGCTGGAGATGCTCTGCAAGGGCATTTTCGGCAATACGTTTTGTGCCTTGGGTGACGGTGCAGCGATGGGATTGCGTGCAGCACTCGCGCATTTCCGAAATGAATTCGTCGCCCATGTCGAGGAGCGGAGGTGCCCGTTTCACTGA